A portion of the Citrobacter rodentium NBRC 105723 = DSM 16636 genome contains these proteins:
- the rng gene encoding ribonuclease G — MTAELLVNVTPSETRVAYIDGGILQEIHIEREARRGIVGNIYKGRVSRVLPGMQAAFVDIGLDKAAFLHASDIMPHTECVAGDEQKQFTVRDISELVRQGQDLMVQVVKDPLGTKGARLTTDITLPSRYLVFMPGASHVGVSQRIESEAERERLKRVVADYCDEQGGFIIRTAAEGVCEEDLASDAAYLKRVWTKVMERKKRPQTRYQMYGELALAQRVLRDFADAQLDRIRVDSRLTYEALLEFTAEYIPEMTSKLEHYSGRQPIFDLFDVENEIQRALERKVELKSGGYLIIDQTEAMTTVDINTGAFVGHRNLDDTIFNTNIEATQAIARQLRLRNLGGIIIIDFIDMNNEDHRRRVLHSLEQALSKDRVKTSINGFSQLGLVEMTRKRTRESVEHVLCNECPTCHGRGTVKTVETVCYEIMREIVRVHHAYDSDRFLVYASPAVAEALKGEESHALAEVEIFVGKQVKVQIEPLYNQEQFDVVMM, encoded by the coding sequence ATGACGGCTGAATTATTGGTAAACGTAACGCCATCGGAGACCCGCGTGGCGTACATTGATGGCGGGATACTTCAGGAAATTCACATTGAGCGTGAGGCGCGACGCGGGATCGTAGGCAATATCTACAAAGGTCGGGTGAGCCGGGTACTGCCGGGTATGCAGGCGGCTTTTGTAGATATTGGGCTGGATAAAGCCGCATTTCTTCACGCTTCCGACATCATGCCGCACACCGAATGCGTGGCGGGGGACGAGCAAAAGCAGTTCACCGTACGGGATATTTCGGAGCTGGTGCGTCAGGGGCAGGATCTGATGGTGCAGGTGGTGAAAGATCCGCTCGGCACCAAAGGCGCGCGCCTGACAACCGATATTACCTTGCCTTCCCGCTATCTGGTTTTTATGCCCGGCGCATCGCACGTTGGCGTGTCTCAGCGTATCGAAAGCGAAGCCGAGCGCGAGCGGCTGAAAAGGGTGGTGGCGGATTACTGCGACGAGCAGGGCGGGTTTATCATCCGTACCGCGGCGGAAGGCGTGTGTGAAGAGGATCTGGCGTCCGATGCCGCCTACCTCAAGCGCGTGTGGACAAAAGTTATGGAGCGCAAAAAGCGCCCGCAGACGCGCTATCAGATGTACGGCGAGCTGGCGCTGGCGCAGCGCGTGCTGCGTGACTTTGCCGACGCGCAGCTGGACCGCATTCGCGTGGACTCCCGCCTGACCTATGAAGCGCTGCTGGAGTTTACCGCGGAATATATCCCGGAAATGACCAGCAAGCTGGAACATTACAGCGGGCGTCAGCCGATTTTCGATCTCTTTGACGTGGAAAATGAGATCCAGCGGGCGCTGGAGCGCAAGGTTGAGCTGAAATCCGGCGGCTATCTGATTATCGATCAAACCGAAGCGATGACCACCGTCGATATCAATACCGGCGCCTTCGTCGGCCATCGCAATCTTGATGACACCATTTTCAACACCAATATTGAAGCGACCCAGGCGATTGCGCGCCAGCTGCGGCTGCGCAATCTCGGCGGCATCATTATTATCGATTTTATCGACATGAATAATGAGGATCATCGCCGCCGGGTGCTGCACTCTCTTGAGCAGGCGCTGAGTAAAGACCGGGTCAAAACCAGCATTAACGGTTTTTCACAACTGGGGCTGGTGGAGATGACGCGTAAACGCACCCGTGAAAGCGTGGAGCATGTGCTGTGTAACGAGTGTCCTACCTGTCATGGCCGCGGCACGGTGAAAACGGTGGAAACCGTCTGCTATGAGATCATGCGTGAGATTGTACGGGTGCACCATGCCTACGATTCCGACCGCTTCCTGGTCTATGCTTCACCCGCAGTGGCGGAAGCCCTGAAAGGGGAAGAGTCGCACGCGCTGGCGGAAGTGGAAATTTTTGTCGGCAAGCAGGTCAAAGTGCAAATCGAACCGCTCTATAACCAGGAACAGTTCGACGTCGTCATGATGTGA
- the yhdP gene encoding AsmA2 domain-containing protein YhdP yields MRRLPGILLLTGAALVVIVALLVSGLRLALPHLDSWRPAILSKIEAATGLPVDASQLSASWQNFGPTLEARDIRAQLKDGGEFSVKRVTLALDVWQSLLHLRWQFRDLTFWQLNFRTNTPIERGDGGEGLETSRISDLFLRQFDHFDLRDSQISFLTLSGQRAELAIPQLTWLNGRNRHRAEGQVSLSSLTGQHGVMQVRMDLRDDDGLLNNGRLWLQADDIDVKPWLGRWMQDNVALESARFSLEGWMTISKGDIAGGDVWLKKGGASWKGENHTHTLSVDNLTAHVSREQPGWQFSIPDTRITVDGKRWPSGALQLAWIPEQEVGGTDNKRSDELRIRASHLDLAGLEGLRPLAAKLSPALVDVWQATQPEGTLEALALDIPLDATEKTRFQASWRDLAWKQWKLLPGVEHFSGTLSGSVEDGRLTAAMKQAKMPYETVFRAPLEIEDGVATLSWLKNDHGFQLDGRDIDVKAKAVHARGGFRYLQPAGDEPWLGILAGISTDDGSQAWRYFPENLMGKALVDYLSGAIQGGEADNATLVYGGNPHLFPYKHNEGQFEVLVPLRNATFAFQPGWPALTNLDIELDFLNDGLWMKTNGVDLGGVKASNLTAAIPDYSKEKLLIDADINGPGSAVGPYFDDTPLKESLGAALEQLQIDGDVNARLHLDIPLDGEQVTAKGDVTLRNNSLLIKPLDSTLENLSGKFSFINGDLKSGPMTANWFNQPLNIGFSTTQGARAYQVAVNLDGNWQPARTGVLPAQVNDALRGSVAWNGKVGIDLPYRSGATWNVELNGDLKNVSSHLPAPLDKNAGEPLPVNIKADGDLRGFTLTGNAGKENHFNSRWLLSQKLTLDRAIWTAESRTTPPLPEQQGVELNLPAMDGAEWLALFQKGAVDNVASSTKLPQRITLRTPVLTLGGQRWNNMSIVSAPALSGTTVEAQGREINATLAMRNNAPWLANIKYLYYNPATTKATQSSAPASPFADAGRISFRGWPDLQLRCGECWLWGQKYGRIDADFAIKGDTLNLSNGVLDTGFARLTANGQWVNAPGSERTSIKGKLRGNKIDAAAGFFGVTTPMRNASFNVDYDLHWRNPPWQPEEASLNGIIRTRLGKGEIADLSTGHAGQLLRLLSFDALLRKLRFDFSDTFNEGFYFDSIRSTAWIKDGVLHTDDTLVDGLEADIAMKGSVNLLRRELDIEAVVAPEISATVGVAAAFAVNPIVGAAVFAASKVLGPLWSKVSILRYRITGPIDKPQINEVLRQPRNENAQ; encoded by the coding sequence GTGAGGCGATTGCCGGGGATATTATTGCTGACTGGAGCCGCGCTCGTCGTCATCGTGGCGCTGCTGGTCAGTGGCCTGCGCCTTGCCCTGCCGCACCTCGATAGCTGGCGTCCCGCCATTCTCAGCAAGATTGAAGCCGCCACCGGCCTGCCCGTCGACGCCAGCCAGCTTTCCGCCAGCTGGCAAAATTTCGGTCCGACGCTGGAAGCGCGGGATATTCGCGCGCAGCTGAAAGACGGCGGCGAATTCTCGGTGAAGCGCGTGACCCTGGCGCTGGACGTCTGGCAAAGCCTGTTGCACCTGCGCTGGCAGTTTCGCGATTTGACCTTCTGGCAGTTGAACTTCCGCACCAACACGCCCATTGAGCGCGGTGACGGCGGCGAGGGTCTGGAAACCAGCCGTATCAGCGATCTTTTCCTGCGTCAGTTCGATCACTTCGATCTGCGCGACAGCCAGATCAGTTTTCTGACCCTCTCCGGCCAGCGTGCGGAACTGGCGATCCCCCAGCTTACCTGGCTTAACGGCAGAAACCGCCATCGCGCGGAGGGGCAGGTCAGCCTCTCCAGCCTGACCGGGCAGCACGGCGTGATGCAGGTGCGGATGGATCTGCGTGACGATGACGGTTTGCTGAATAATGGCCGCCTCTGGCTGCAGGCGGACGACATTGACGTCAAGCCATGGCTGGGCCGGTGGATGCAGGATAACGTGGCGCTGGAGAGTGCGCGCTTTAGCCTTGAAGGCTGGATGACCATCAGCAAAGGCGACATTGCCGGCGGCGATGTCTGGCTGAAAAAGGGCGGCGCAAGCTGGAAAGGCGAAAATCATACGCACACTCTCTCCGTCGATAATCTGACGGCGCATGTCAGCCGTGAACAGCCCGGATGGCAGTTCTCTATTCCGGACACCCGCATTACCGTGGATGGGAAGCGCTGGCCGAGCGGCGCGCTACAGCTTGCCTGGATCCCGGAACAGGAAGTGGGCGGGACGGACAATAAACGTAGCGATGAGCTGCGCATTCGCGCCAGCCATCTCGACTTAGCGGGCCTTGAGGGGCTGCGACCGCTGGCGGCGAAGCTTTCTCCCGCGCTGGTTGATGTCTGGCAGGCGACGCAACCGGAAGGAACGCTTGAAGCGCTGGCGCTGGATATACCGCTTGATGCCACCGAAAAGACCCGTTTTCAGGCTTCCTGGCGCGATCTGGCCTGGAAACAGTGGAAGCTGTTGCCGGGGGTAGAGCATTTTTCCGGAACGCTCTCCGGCAGCGTCGAGGACGGCAGGCTGACCGCCGCCATGAAGCAGGCGAAAATGCCTTACGAGACGGTCTTTCGCGCGCCATTGGAAATTGAAGACGGCGTCGCGACGTTAAGCTGGCTGAAGAATGACCACGGTTTTCAGCTGGACGGACGCGATATCGACGTGAAGGCGAAAGCGGTTCATGCCCGCGGCGGTTTCCGCTACCTGCAACCCGCCGGGGATGAACCCTGGCTGGGCATCCTCGCCGGGATCAGCACTGACGATGGCTCCCAGGCCTGGCGCTACTTCCCGGAAAACCTGATGGGGAAAGCGCTGGTGGACTACCTCAGCGGCGCGATTCAGGGCGGCGAAGCGGATAACGCGACGCTGGTTTACGGTGGCAACCCGCACCTGTTCCCGTACAAACATAATGAAGGTCAGTTTGAAGTGCTGGTGCCGCTGCGCAATGCGACATTCGCCTTCCAGCCCGGCTGGCCTGCGCTCACTAACCTGGACATTGAACTGGATTTCCTCAACGACGGTTTATGGATGAAGACCAATGGCGTCGATCTGGGCGGAGTAAAAGCCAGCAATCTGACGGCGGCGATCCCCGACTATTCAAAAGAAAAATTGCTGATCGACGCTGACATTAACGGTCCGGGGAGTGCGGTTGGCCCCTATTTTGACGACACGCCGCTGAAGGAGTCGCTTGGCGCGGCGCTGGAGCAGTTGCAGATCGACGGCGATGTGAATGCTCGCTTACATCTCGATATTCCGCTCGACGGCGAACAGGTCACCGCGAAAGGCGACGTCACGCTTCGCAACAACAGTCTGTTAATCAAACCGCTCGACAGCACGTTGGAAAACCTCAGCGGCAAATTCAGCTTTATCAATGGCGACCTGAAGAGCGGGCCGATGACGGCGAACTGGTTTAATCAGCCGTTGAACATCGGTTTCTCGACGACCCAGGGGGCCAGAGCGTATCAGGTCGCGGTCAATCTTGACGGGAACTGGCAGCCTGCCCGCACCGGCGTTCTGCCCGCGCAGGTGAACGACGCGCTCAGAGGGAGCGTGGCATGGAACGGCAAGGTGGGCATTGATCTGCCGTATCGCTCCGGCGCGACATGGAACGTTGAGCTTAACGGCGATCTGAAAAATGTGAGCAGTCACTTACCTGCGCCGCTGGATAAAAATGCCGGCGAGCCGCTTCCTGTCAACATCAAAGCCGACGGCGATCTGCGCGGCTTTACCCTGACCGGCAATGCCGGAAAAGAGAACCATTTCAACAGCCGCTGGCTGCTGAGTCAGAAACTGACGCTGGATCGCGCCATTTGGACCGCGGAGAGCCGGACCACGCCGCCGCTGCCGGAACAGCAGGGCGTTGAGTTGAATCTGCCCGCGATGGACGGTGCGGAATGGCTGGCGCTGTTTCAGAAAGGCGCGGTGGATAACGTCGCCAGCAGCACCAAATTGCCACAGCGGATTACGCTGCGCACGCCTGTGCTGACGCTGGGCGGACAGCGGTGGAATAACATGAGCATTGTCTCTGCCCCTGCACTGAGCGGAACGACCGTCGAAGCACAGGGACGAGAGATCAATGCGACGCTGGCGATGCGTAATAACGCCCCCTGGCTGGCGAACATTAAATATCTCTATTACAACCCCGCCACGACCAAAGCAACGCAGAGCAGCGCGCCCGCGTCGCCGTTTGCCGATGCCGGGCGGATAAGCTTCCGCGGCTGGCCCGATCTGCAGCTACGCTGCGGCGAATGCTGGCTGTGGGGGCAAAAATATGGACGCATTGACGCCGATTTCGCCATCAAAGGCGATACGCTGAACCTGAGCAACGGGGTGCTGGATACCGGCTTTGCCCGACTGACGGCGAACGGTCAGTGGGTGAACGCGCCCGGCAGCGAACGCACTTCAATCAAAGGAAAACTGCGCGGCAACAAGATAGACGCGGCGGCGGGGTTCTTTGGCGTCACCACGCCGATGCGCAACGCGTCGTTTAACGTTGATTACGATCTGCACTGGCGTAATCCGCCGTGGCAGCCGGAAGAGGCGTCGCTGAACGGCATCATCCGTACTCGCCTGGGCAAAGGCGAAATTGCGGATTTAAGCACCGGTCACGCTGGTCAACTGCTGCGACTGCTGAGCTTCGACGCGCTGCTGCGCAAGCTGCGTTTTGATTTCAGCGATACGTTTAACGAAGGCTTCTATTTTGATTCCATCCGCAGCACCGCGTGGATTAAAGACGGCGTGCTGCATACCGATGATACGCTGGTGGACGGTCTGGAGGCGGATATCGCCATGAAGGGATCGGTTAATTTGCTGCGCCGCGAACTGGACATCGAAGCGGTGGTGGCGCCGGAGATTTCCGCGACGGTGGGCGTGGCGGCCGCGTTTGCGGTTAACCCCATCGTCGGCGCGGCGGTGTTTGCCGCCAGTAAAGTGCTCGGGCCGCTGTGGAGCAAGGTTTCGATTCTTCGCTATCGGATCACCGGTCCGATCGATAAGCCGCAAATCAACGAGGTCCTGCGCCAGCCGCGCAATGAAAACGCGCAATGA